The Candidatus Woesearchaeota archaeon DNA window CCACGCCACGCTTTTTGTTATTCTGCTTCCGCTGGCTTATTATTATTTTAAGAATTATTTAAAAAACAGGAAGCTTAGCTCAGCCCTTGTTCTCAGCTCTTTCTTCCTCATGCTTATCAGCCACCCTGTTTTCTCTTTCGTATTGCTCTATGACAAGCTTTATGTTGCTGCCGAGTTCATACAGAGCCTTGCATTTTTAATCTTGCTGCTTACAATTTTAATACCCGGGTTCAGAAAATGAGCGCCAGAAGAACAAAGATCGAGATAATCCACGACATTCTTACTTCTATCCAGCAGAAAGGCGGCAAGATAAAGCCAACTCATCTTCTGTACAAATCAAACCTTTCCCATAAGAAGATGATGGAATACCTTGGAGAATTAATGGCTAAAAAAATGGTTGAGGAAATGTTCGAGGGCAAGGACAAGAAATATATCATAACAGAGGAAGGCCTGAAGTACATATTCGAGTTCAAGAAGATCAAAGAGTTCACTGATTCGTTTGGATTGTAAAAGGTAATCAAAATGGTAACAACTGGTTTTGATGGATTGTTTATAGTGGCAATGATATTCTTGATATTAACCCTATTTGATGCTGTAATGAAAGGCATTGGAATGTGGAAAGCAGCTAAAAACAACCATCTTGCATGGTTCATCTGCATCTTCATTTTCAACACGATCGGAATACTGCCGATAATCTACCTTGCAGCTTTTCAGCCGAAGATGAACGGGAAAAAAGGCAAAGATAAATGATGCTGTTCAACTTGAGATTAAAAAGGAGAAGAATAAACTATTTGTAAATGGTAGAACAAAAACCAGATATTAAAAAAGTACCCGAAGGAAAGTTATATGAGAAATATGTAGGCCAGTTATTTGAATTGGCAGGTTTTGATGTAGATGTAAATACTGGGTTTTTTGATAAAGGAGATATAAAACATCAAATAGATATTGTAGTCGGATCAAAAAATCTTGATAAGCCCATTTTCATAGAATGTAAAAACGTAAGCGCGGATAA harbors:
- a CDS encoding transcriptional regulator, which produces MSARRTKIEIIHDILTSIQQKGGKIKPTHLLYKSNLSHKKMMEYLGELMAKKMVEEMFEGKDKKYIITEEGLKYIFEFKKIKEFTDSFGL